The nucleotide sequence GTTGTTGTGAGCAGCAAAGCGGTGCTGCCGGTGACTGCCAGTCTTGGTATGGGAAGCTATTCCGGTTCAGAAGATATGCTCGGCTATCTGGATAATAAAACAGAAAATTTGATAGTCGTGGATACAGATGAGATTTGCAAAAGATTAGGTAGTGCAAAAGTGATGAATATGGTGCTGCTGGGAGCGGCAGCGTCTTCAGGCGCTTTAGGCATTACATTAGACGAGCTTGAGTCGGCTATGGCCGAGAGATTGGATGAGAGATTCCACGAGCTTAATAAAAAAGCGCTCCGTGCCGCTGAGCAGGAGTAAATTATTCGGAGAGTGAGAGATTTATTATGAAAATGACGCAGGAACAATTTGATATTATAAAGGCTCAGATTAAAAAACTTACATCTATGGATTGTTTTTATAAAGAGAAATTTGATGGAATTGATGTTGATTCGATACAGTCCCAGGAAGATTTTGAAAAACTTCCGTTCACCTGGAAGGGTGATTTGAGAGAAGCATATCCTTTGGGATTAATGGCGGTGCCTGAGGAGGAGATAGTAAGAATTCATTCGTCTTCCGGTACAACAGGAACCCCCGTTATTATTCCTTACACTAAAAAGGATGTTGAGGATTGGGCAAAAATGTTTGCGCGCTGTTATGAGCTGGCCGGGATAACCAATAAGGACAGGATTCATATTACGCCGGGATATGGTCTGTGGACAGCCGGAATTGGGTTCCAGCTGGGAGCGGAACGTTTAGGCGCTATGGTAATTCCTATGGGACCCGGAAACACTGATAAACAGCTTCGCATGATGCAGGATATGAAATCAACAGTTCTATGCGCCACATCGTCTTATGCGCTTCTGCTTGCAGAGGAAATAGAGAAACGAGGAATAAAAGATAATATCTGTCTTAAAAAAGGGGTTATAGGTTCGGAGCGCTGGGGAGAAAAAATGCGCGGCCGCATAGCTGATGAGCTTGGTGTTGAATTGTATGATATTTATGGTTTGACAGAAGTTTATGGTC is from Monoglobus pectinilyticus and encodes:
- a CDS encoding indolepyruvate oxidoreductase subunit beta; the protein is MKDKINCLLCGVGGQGTVLASRMIAAAAMKRGLFAETAETIGMAQRGGSVVSHVRVGENQYSPLIPYGKADIIIGFEPAEAVRCLPYLKNGGTVVVSSKAVLPVTASLGMGSYSGSEDMLGYLDNKTENLIVVDTDEICKRLGSAKVMNMVLLGAAASSGALGITLDELESAMAERLDERFHELNKKALRAAEQE
- a CDS encoding phenylacetate--CoA ligase family protein, whose product is MKMTQEQFDIIKAQIKKLTSMDCFYKEKFDGIDVDSIQSQEDFEKLPFTWKGDLREAYPLGLMAVPEEEIVRIHSSSGTTGTPVIIPYTKKDVEDWAKMFARCYELAGITNKDRIHITPGYGLWTAGIGFQLGAERLGAMVIPMGPGNTDKQLRMMQDMKSTVLCATSSYALLLAEEIEKRGIKDNICLKKGVIGSERWGEKMRGRIADELGVELYDIYGLTEVYGPGIGMSCDSKCGMHMWDDYIYFEIVDPKTGEVLPDGEVGELVITTLKKEGAPLIRYRTHDLTRIMTGDCPCGSKYPRIDVILGRTDDMVKVKGVNIFPSQIEEFLSTIEDASSEYQVMIDHLNGKDIFTLFVEVKNGTDMKVFERNIVKEFKDRIGITIKCKPVSVGDLPRSEKKTARIYDNRY